One Syngnathoides biaculeatus isolate LvHL_M chromosome 4, ASM1980259v1, whole genome shotgun sequence DNA window includes the following coding sequences:
- the ark2cb gene encoding E3 ubiquitin-protein ligase ARK2C isoform X1, giving the protein MVLVHVGYLVLPVFGSVRNRGSHFTRQQQQQQQQQQQQHSHATSCRHFQLGPQAPLPMDFPMPHPGQPQSGINPHLAPPGHQHGPPLHHPMPAPQFQDIPAPPFLPQALHQQYLLQQQILEAQHRHILPPNSRRTPERVPHQAHRLRPGYEFGPPLHVPAQPVVQQPRYLAEGTDWDLSVDAGLPPHQYHIHPLPQHYQHYLTSPRMHHFPRNNASTQVVVHEIRNYPYPQLHLLALQSLNPSRHASAVRESYEELLQLEDRLGSVNRGAVQTTIERFTFPHKYKKRFPQDLKMCLDDEELDTDEKCTICLSMLEDGEDVRRLPCMHLFHQACVDQWLATSRKCPICRVDIETQLNPDS; this is encoded by the exons ATGGTGTTAGTGCATGTCGGATACCTGGTTCTCCCCGTATTCGGCTCAGTAAGAAACCGAG gaTCCCATTTCACCcggcaacagcagcagcagcagcagcagcagcagcagcagcacagccATGCTACCTCTTGCCGCCACTTCCAGCTAGGCCCGCAGGCCCCGCTGCCCATGGACTTCCCCATGCCCCACCCGGGCCAGCCGCAGTCGGGCATCAACCCCCACCTGGCCCCGCCCGGCCACCAGCACGGGCCCCCGCTACACCACCCCATGCCCGCCCCCCAGTTCCAGGACATCCCCGCCCCTCCCTTCCTACCTCAGGCATTACACCAGCAATACCTCCTCCAGCAGCAGATCCTCGAGGCCCAGCACCGACACATCCTGCCGCCCAACAG CAGACGGACACCCGAGAGGGTCCCGCACCAGGCCCACAGACTACGTCCGGGCTACGAGTTCGGCCCGCCTCTGCACGTCCCAGCCCAGCCGGTGGTGCAGCAGCCTCGCTACTTGGCCGAGGGAACGGACTG GGATCTAAGTGTGGACGCGGGCCTCCCGCCGCACCAGTACCACATCCACCCACTGCCGCAGCACTATCAGCACTACCTGACCTCTCCCAGGATGCACCACTTCCCCAGGAACAACGCCTCAACGCAAGTG GTGGTCCACGAGATCCGCAACTACCCGTACCCTCAGCTGCACCTGCTGGCGCTGCAGAGTCTCAACCCCTCGCGCCACGCGTCCGCCGTCAGGGAGAGCTACGAG gaACTTTTGCAGCTGGAGGATCGACTGGGCAGCGTGAATCGCGGCGCCGTCCAGACCACCATCGAGAGATTCACTTTCCCCCACAAATACAAGAAG AGATTCCCGCAGGACCTGAAGATGTGTCTGGACGACGAGGAGCTGGACACTGACGAGAAGTGCACCATCTGTTTGTCCATGCTGGAGGACGGAGAGGATGTCAG GAGATTACCCTGCATGCACCTGTTCCACCAAGCGTGCGTGGACcagtggctggcgaccagtcgcAAGTGCCCCATCTGCAGGGTGGACATTGAAACCCAGCTCAACCCCGACAGTTGA
- the ark2cb gene encoding E3 ubiquitin-protein ligase ARK2C isoform X2, which produces MVLVHVGYLVLPVFGSVRNRGSHFTRQQQQQQQQQQQQHSHATSCRHFQLGPQAPLPMDFPMPHPGQPQSGINPHLAPPGHQHGPPLHHPMPAPQFQDIPAPPFLPQALHQQYLLQQQILEAQHRHILPPNRRTPERVPHQAHRLRPGYEFGPPLHVPAQPVVQQPRYLAEGTDWDLSVDAGLPPHQYHIHPLPQHYQHYLTSPRMHHFPRNNASTQVVVHEIRNYPYPQLHLLALQSLNPSRHASAVRESYEELLQLEDRLGSVNRGAVQTTIERFTFPHKYKKRFPQDLKMCLDDEELDTDEKCTICLSMLEDGEDVRRLPCMHLFHQACVDQWLATSRKCPICRVDIETQLNPDS; this is translated from the exons ATGGTGTTAGTGCATGTCGGATACCTGGTTCTCCCCGTATTCGGCTCAGTAAGAAACCGAG gaTCCCATTTCACCcggcaacagcagcagcagcagcagcagcagcagcagcagcacagccATGCTACCTCTTGCCGCCACTTCCAGCTAGGCCCGCAGGCCCCGCTGCCCATGGACTTCCCCATGCCCCACCCGGGCCAGCCGCAGTCGGGCATCAACCCCCACCTGGCCCCGCCCGGCCACCAGCACGGGCCCCCGCTACACCACCCCATGCCCGCCCCCCAGTTCCAGGACATCCCCGCCCCTCCCTTCCTACCTCAGGCATTACACCAGCAATACCTCCTCCAGCAGCAGATCCTCGAGGCCCAGCACCGACACATCCTGCCGCCCAACAG ACGGACACCCGAGAGGGTCCCGCACCAGGCCCACAGACTACGTCCGGGCTACGAGTTCGGCCCGCCTCTGCACGTCCCAGCCCAGCCGGTGGTGCAGCAGCCTCGCTACTTGGCCGAGGGAACGGACTG GGATCTAAGTGTGGACGCGGGCCTCCCGCCGCACCAGTACCACATCCACCCACTGCCGCAGCACTATCAGCACTACCTGACCTCTCCCAGGATGCACCACTTCCCCAGGAACAACGCCTCAACGCAAGTG GTGGTCCACGAGATCCGCAACTACCCGTACCCTCAGCTGCACCTGCTGGCGCTGCAGAGTCTCAACCCCTCGCGCCACGCGTCCGCCGTCAGGGAGAGCTACGAG gaACTTTTGCAGCTGGAGGATCGACTGGGCAGCGTGAATCGCGGCGCCGTCCAGACCACCATCGAGAGATTCACTTTCCCCCACAAATACAAGAAG AGATTCCCGCAGGACCTGAAGATGTGTCTGGACGACGAGGAGCTGGACACTGACGAGAAGTGCACCATCTGTTTGTCCATGCTGGAGGACGGAGAGGATGTCAG GAGATTACCCTGCATGCACCTGTTCCACCAAGCGTGCGTGGACcagtggctggcgaccagtcgcAAGTGCCCCATCTGCAGGGTGGACATTGAAACCCAGCTCAACCCCGACAGTTGA